A genomic window from Limisphaerales bacterium includes:
- a CDS encoding glycine zipper 2TM domain-containing protein: MNKTAIFALFSLTISVCTTQAQLFGGLNIPGLRAAGEPAPAPQPAPQTRAPAATTTTVLGAAIGGVVGSKSNRTTEGTAIGGALGLLIGQMMDRKAAQKAEADRQAALERAQNPQSSNPEIGPQPQIDPATGLPIDPNAPAVGTAAPTIDPATGLPVFGPGGGVTAPASTTEAPAKPRLSPRKRVNKLFGR, translated from the coding sequence ATGAATAAAACAGCCATTTTCGCCCTCTTTTCACTAACGATTTCTGTGTGCACAACGCAGGCACAACTTTTCGGAGGCCTGAATATTCCCGGCTTACGCGCAGCAGGTGAGCCCGCCCCCGCGCCGCAGCCCGCGCCGCAAACACGCGCACCGGCGGCAACGACCACCACGGTTTTGGGCGCAGCAATCGGCGGTGTGGTGGGCAGCAAAAGCAATCGAACCACCGAAGGCACGGCCATCGGAGGCGCATTGGGTTTATTGATCGGCCAAATGATGGACCGCAAGGCGGCACAAAAAGCCGAGGCCGATCGCCAAGCCGCGCTGGAACGCGCACAGAATCCCCAAAGCTCAAACCCCGAAATTGGCCCTCAACCGCAGATTGATCCCGCGACAGGTTTGCCGATTGATCCGAATGCGCCTGCCGTCGGCACTGCTGCCCCAACAATTGATCCCGCAACGGGTTTGCCTGTGTTCGGCCCCGGCGGGGGAGTTACCGCGCCCGCGTCCACAACAGAAGCTCCGGCAAAGCCCCGCCTCTCCCCGCGCAAACGCGTGAATAAACTTTTCGGTCGATGA
- a CDS encoding penicillin-binding protein activator LpoB, giving the protein MKYIITLFVGTALWVVTGCNTNGNSPNGPSVTEMRPGERGFVAGLGIESQDLVTISEKMARGILGADPIAKAEGKPVVVLEPINNDTRFPIDKDIFLMLIRDKLLEHAASKITFVAREHMDKLEKERDLKLSGQVTGGEKITGNQFRGADFILTGTFKGISGRGNSGASDYVLYSFQLIDPDTSEIVWGGNHQIKKQGKDDVTYR; this is encoded by the coding sequence ATGAAATACATCATCACACTTTTTGTTGGCACGGCCCTTTGGGTTGTGACCGGTTGCAACACCAACGGCAATTCCCCAAACGGCCCGAGCGTCACCGAAATGCGCCCGGGCGAGCGCGGCTTTGTGGCTGGGCTGGGCATTGAGTCGCAGGATCTCGTCACCATTTCCGAGAAGATGGCGCGCGGCATTCTCGGCGCGGATCCCATCGCCAAGGCTGAGGGCAAACCGGTGGTCGTGCTCGAGCCCATCAACAACGACACGCGCTTCCCCATCGACAAAGATATTTTTCTGATGCTGATCCGCGACAAACTGCTCGAACACGCGGCCAGCAAAATAACTTTTGTGGCGCGTGAGCATATGGACAAATTAGAAAAAGAACGCGACCTCAAACTCAGCGGCCAAGTCACCGGCGGCGAAAAAATCACCGGCAATCAATTCAGAGGCGCGGACTTCATTCTCACCGGCACCTTCAAGGGAATCTCAGGCCGGGGAAATTCGGGGGCCAGCGACTACGTCCTGTACTCGTTCCAACTCATCGATCCGGATACCAGCGAAATTGTCTGGGGAGGAAATCATCAAATCAAAAAACAGGGCAAGGACGACGTCACTTATCGTTAG
- a CDS encoding ubiquinone/menaquinone biosynthesis methyltransferase encodes MAEGYFSSDATRAERVRDLFDTIAPRYDLINDLQSLWLHRRWKKRLVTLATPRPGQRVLDLCCGTGDIAFALANSGADVVGLDFSKPMLDRAIRRNCDLTVTFRQGDALESGLPDDHFDCVTIAFGLRNLASFENGLREIHRVTKPGGKMLVLDFGKPTFAPWRWIYFGYLKWIVPWFGRLICRDAPAYAYIHESLENYPAQDGVDKVMRELGCKEITIHRILGSAMTINVGVK; translated from the coding sequence ATGGCAGAGGGCTATTTTTCCAGTGATGCAACGCGCGCCGAGCGTGTGCGCGACCTCTTTGATACCATTGCCCCGCGCTACGATCTTATCAACGATCTGCAAAGTCTGTGGCTCCATCGCCGCTGGAAAAAACGCCTCGTCACTCTCGCCACCCCCCGTCCCGGTCAGCGCGTGCTCGATCTTTGCTGCGGCACCGGTGACATCGCCTTTGCTTTGGCAAACAGCGGCGCGGACGTTGTCGGCCTTGATTTCAGCAAACCGATGCTCGATCGAGCCATCCGTCGCAATTGCGACCTGACCGTCACGTTCCGCCAAGGCGATGCGTTGGAATCCGGCTTGCCCGATGACCATTTTGATTGCGTCACCATTGCCTTCGGGCTGCGCAACCTCGCCAGTTTTGAAAATGGCCTGCGCGAAATACATCGCGTCACCAAGCCTGGCGGCAAAATGCTGGTGCTCGATTTTGGCAAACCCACCTTCGCTCCGTGGCGATGGATTTATTTTGGTTACTTGAAATGGATCGTCCCGTGGTTCGGCCGCCTCATCTGCCGCGATGCGCCTGCCTATGCGTACATCCACGAGTCCCTCGAAAACTATCCCGCCCAAGACGGCGTTGATAAAGTAATGCGCGAACTCGGCTGCAAAGAAATCACCATCCACCGAATCCTCGGCAGCGCGATGACGATCAACGTGGGGGTGAAGTGA
- a CDS encoding DNA topoisomerase III: MGKTLVIAEKPSVQTDLARVLGKELGKFERKGKDRNSYFENDNAIVTSAVGHLVELKMPEGPNGKKLPWGIKHLPVIPKKFELQPIEKSESRLNLLLRLIKRKEVDQIINACDAGREGELIFRYIMALAGVEKPMKRMWMQSMTDGAIVEAFQKLREDGRMQPLADAALCRSESDWLVGLNGSRALTAFNSRHGGFNMTSAGRVQTPTLTILSERERLIRDFVPRDYWEVHAEFEVHAGTYAGRWFREDFKKDKNDDQTRAERIWTEAEATSVVERCTGKTGIVEEIKKPAKQTPPQLYDLTTLQREASSRFGFSARNTLGIAQALYEKHKLLTYPRTDSKCLPEDYLDTVRGHLRGFSSAKPNATLSPEVIAASAKALKNDWVTPNKRIFNNAKISDHFAIIPTGKIPAGGLKEQEQKIYDLVARRFVAIFFPSAEFENTRRITRIEQDSFLTTGKVLVTPGYLEVYGRRPGVATEKDELVPAETGEKADAKEVTLKGDQTKPPARYTEATLLSAMETAGKRVDDDELREAMSERGLGTPATRAAIIEGLIFHKYVFRHEQMKRDLVVSNKGLALIDLLKDIGIEALTSPELTGEWEYKLKQMESGALSRESFMGEIKSLTKDIVERTVGKMTELANRSYPDLEAICPSCGTTTLKQTDGNYECTGADCKFKLNKYIASHKLVPAEAKMLLEKGRVGPFEDFKNRFGQPFVAEIAMAEGARGAWKPEFIFEGDDEREAEAKNLTDDQLLCEAPLADGTATKVYETDRAYLCPEMAPDKQKGGTRIAKEILKKEIPAEQAIKLFTEGKTDVIAGFISKKGRPFSAFLLLDKTTGKLAWEFPPRPKKPAKKKAAKKTTETQSSQSE; encoded by the coding sequence ATGGGCAAAACTCTAGTCATCGCTGAGAAGCCGTCGGTCCAAACCGACCTTGCCCGAGTTCTGGGCAAGGAGCTGGGCAAGTTCGAGCGGAAGGGCAAGGACCGCAACAGCTATTTCGAAAACGACAACGCGATCGTCACTTCGGCGGTGGGGCATTTAGTGGAGCTGAAAATGCCGGAAGGCCCGAACGGCAAAAAGCTGCCGTGGGGCATCAAGCATCTGCCGGTGATTCCAAAGAAGTTTGAACTTCAGCCGATTGAAAAAAGTGAGAGCCGCCTGAACCTGCTGCTACGCTTGATCAAGCGCAAGGAAGTCGATCAAATCATCAACGCCTGCGACGCGGGCCGCGAGGGGGAGTTGATCTTCCGCTACATCATGGCGCTGGCGGGCGTGGAGAAACCGATGAAACGGATGTGGATGCAGTCGATGACCGATGGCGCCATTGTCGAAGCGTTCCAAAAATTACGCGAGGATGGCCGGATGCAGCCGCTGGCGGACGCTGCGTTGTGCCGGTCAGAGAGCGATTGGCTGGTGGGGCTCAACGGCTCGCGCGCGCTCACGGCATTCAACTCACGGCACGGTGGATTTAATATGACGAGCGCCGGTCGCGTGCAAACGCCAACGCTCACGATCCTCAGCGAGCGCGAACGATTGATTCGCGATTTTGTGCCGCGCGATTATTGGGAAGTGCACGCGGAATTTGAAGTGCACGCGGGCACGTACGCGGGCCGATGGTTCCGCGAAGATTTCAAGAAGGACAAAAACGACGACCAAACCCGCGCCGAACGCATTTGGACTGAGGCCGAAGCGACATCGGTTGTGGAGCGTTGCACGGGCAAAACGGGCATTGTCGAGGAAATCAAAAAACCTGCCAAGCAAACGCCACCGCAGCTGTATGATCTTACCACATTGCAACGCGAAGCCAGCAGCCGGTTTGGTTTCAGCGCGCGCAATACGCTCGGCATCGCGCAGGCGCTCTACGAAAAGCACAAATTGTTGACGTATCCGCGCACGGATTCGAAATGTCTACCCGAAGATTACCTCGACACGGTGCGTGGCCATCTCCGCGGATTTTCCAGCGCCAAACCCAACGCTACCCTTTCGCCAGAGGTCATTGCCGCTTCGGCTAAGGCGCTGAAAAACGATTGGGTAACGCCCAACAAACGCATTTTTAATAACGCAAAAATCAGCGATCACTTTGCAATCATCCCGACCGGGAAAATTCCCGCGGGTGGGCTCAAGGAACAGGAGCAAAAAATTTACGACCTCGTGGCGCGGCGGTTTGTGGCGATCTTTTTTCCGTCGGCAGAATTCGAAAACACCCGCCGCATCACGCGCATTGAGCAGGATTCGTTTTTGACCACCGGCAAAGTGTTGGTCACACCCGGTTATTTGGAGGTGTACGGCCGCCGTCCCGGCGTGGCCACGGAGAAGGACGAACTCGTGCCGGCCGAAACCGGCGAGAAAGCCGACGCGAAAGAAGTCACACTCAAAGGCGACCAAACCAAACCACCCGCGCGTTACACCGAAGCCACGCTACTCTCCGCGATGGAGACCGCCGGCAAACGCGTGGACGACGACGAACTGCGCGAAGCGATGAGCGAGCGCGGCCTCGGCACACCCGCCACCCGCGCGGCCATCATCGAAGGGCTCATCTTTCACAAATATGTTTTCCGCCACGAACAAATGAAGCGCGACCTCGTGGTTTCCAACAAAGGCCTCGCGTTGATCGATTTACTGAAAGACATCGGCATCGAGGCACTCACGTCACCGGAGTTAACGGGTGAATGGGAATACAAACTCAAGCAAATGGAATCCGGCGCGCTCAGTCGCGAATCGTTTATGGGCGAAATCAAATCGCTCACCAAAGACATCGTCGAACGTACGGTCGGCAAAATGACGGAGCTGGCCAATCGAAGCTATCCCGACCTCGAAGCCATTTGCCCCAGCTGCGGCACCACCACGCTCAAGCAAACCGACGGCAACTACGAATGCACCGGTGCGGACTGCAAATTCAAACTCAACAAATACATCGCCAGCCACAAACTCGTGCCCGCCGAGGCTAAGATGCTTTTGGAAAAAGGCCGCGTGGGGCCGTTTGAAGATTTCAAAAACCGCTTCGGCCAACCCTTCGTCGCCGAGATTGCAATGGCCGAAGGCGCGCGCGGCGCGTGGAAACCGGAATTCATTTTCGAAGGCGACGATGAACGCGAAGCCGAGGCCAAGAACCTCACCGACGACCAGCTTCTGTGCGAAGCTCCGCTGGCCGATGGCACCGCCACTAAAGTTTACGAAACCGACCGCGCCTATCTTTGCCCCGAGATGGCACCCGACAAACAAAAGGGCGGCACCCGCATCGCGAAGGAAATTCTCAAAAAAGAAATCCCCGCCGAACAAGCCATCAAACTTTTCACCGAAGGCAAAACCGACGTCATCGCCGGGTTCATCTCCAAAAAAGGCCGCCCCTTCAGCGCCTTTTTGTTGCTCGATAAAACCACCGGCAAACTCGCCTGGGAATTTCCGCCCCGCCCAAAGAAACCAGCCAAGAAGAAAGCTGCAAAAAAAACCACCGAGACTCAGAGTTCACAGAGCGAATAA
- a CDS encoding tyrosine recombinase XerC, which translates to MPGRAAISKTSIADDDAFVSSFLDYLHTEAGASVYTQRNYRQALTEFSQWYFGERKSAPDWLHLKKLDFRGYLRFLGRGNLSRSAVQLRFSALRSFYKHLMRRGKLDASPVRDITLPKKEKRLPQFLTLEQTTALMDAPLAELATAQEQAKEEADDETEIEIDPAPYLRDAAILEAIYSCGLRISEVCGLRVVNLDRTERLLRVHGKGKKERQVPIGAPAVAAIERYWAALEHPPTDEMPVFLANPNELRPVYPRLVQLHFKHYLESANLDPTLTPHKLRHSYATHLLNAGADLRSVQELLGHENLVTTQVYTHLTTDRLKQAYDDAHPRAKVKSQ; encoded by the coding sequence ATGCCGGGGAGGGCAGCCATTTCCAAAACATCCATCGCGGATGACGACGCGTTTGTGTCGTCATTCCTCGATTACTTGCATACCGAGGCCGGCGCGTCCGTGTACACGCAGCGAAATTATCGGCAGGCGCTCACGGAATTTTCGCAGTGGTATTTTGGCGAACGCAAATCCGCGCCGGATTGGTTGCACTTAAAGAAACTCGATTTCCGTGGCTACTTGCGCTTCCTCGGACGCGGCAATCTCAGCCGTTCGGCAGTGCAATTACGCTTCTCCGCGCTGCGATCTTTTTATAAACATCTGATGCGGCGCGGCAAACTCGATGCCTCACCCGTCCGCGACATCACACTGCCCAAAAAAGAAAAACGCCTCCCGCAATTTCTCACACTCGAGCAAACCACCGCGTTGATGGACGCCCCGCTCGCGGAACTCGCCACCGCCCAAGAGCAAGCCAAAGAAGAAGCGGATGACGAAACCGAAATCGAAATCGACCCCGCGCCGTACCTTCGCGATGCCGCCATCCTCGAGGCCATTTATTCCTGCGGGCTGCGCATCAGCGAAGTGTGCGGACTGCGCGTAGTGAATCTTGACCGCACCGAGCGTCTGCTGCGCGTCCACGGCAAAGGCAAAAAGGAACGCCAAGTGCCCATCGGCGCACCGGCCGTGGCGGCCATCGAGCGCTACTGGGCTGCGCTGGAGCATCCTCCCACCGACGAGATGCCCGTTTTCCTCGCCAACCCCAATGAGCTTCGGCCTGTTTATCCCCGCCTCGTGCAGTTGCATTTTAAACACTACCTCGAATCCGCCAATCTTGATCCCACCCTCACCCCGCACAAGCTGCGCCACAGTTACGCAACTCATCTCCTTAACGCCGGTGCCGACCTCCGAAGCGTGCAGGAACTCCTCGGCCACGAAAATCTCGTCACCACCCAAGTTTACACCCACCTCACCACCGATCGCCTCAAGCAAGCTTACGACGACGCCCACCCGCGCGCCAAAGTTAAGTCGCAGTGA
- a CDS encoding DNA replication/repair protein RecF produces MHLGHLRLRDFRNYRRLDADFGPGFHVLLGRNAQGKTNLLEAVHLLATLRSFRGVGSAAMVRHGQPGWFVGGRAIATGSHAIKLYWSKNERRLTLDEQPIRKLSDYLGTLRTVAFCTEDLQLIKGAGRGRRRFLDFLLTQTLPTYLPLLQNYTRAVRSRNALLKRRPVDEATLESFTHEMVKLGNQIMTHRHALLPELAPRITAAHARIAPDGEELHVEYQPRVKEDFAAELQRVRERERALGSTLLGPHRDELGLQLNHKPAADFASEGQKRTLAISLKLAQAEHLAATHGAPPILLIDDVMGELDAPRRQAFLPLLNQCTQGRGQVFMTCTEQNWPEELGEELQKWEVNEGALCER; encoded by the coding sequence GTGCACCTGGGGCATTTGCGATTACGGGATTTCCGAAACTACCGGAGGCTGGATGCTGACTTCGGGCCGGGCTTCCACGTGCTACTCGGCCGCAATGCGCAGGGCAAAACCAATCTACTCGAAGCCGTGCATCTACTCGCCACGCTGCGGAGCTTTCGCGGCGTCGGCAGCGCCGCGATGGTACGCCACGGCCAACCCGGCTGGTTCGTGGGCGGACGCGCCATCGCCACCGGATCGCACGCCATCAAACTTTACTGGAGCAAAAACGAACGCCGCCTCACGCTCGACGAACAACCCATCCGCAAGCTCAGCGATTACCTCGGCACACTCCGCACCGTCGCCTTTTGCACCGAGGATCTCCAGCTCATCAAAGGCGCCGGACGCGGCCGCAGGCGTTTCCTTGATTTTCTCCTCACCCAAACCCTGCCCACATACCTGCCCCTTTTGCAAAACTACACCCGCGCCGTGCGCTCCCGCAATGCATTGCTAAAACGCCGCCCCGTCGACGAAGCCACCCTCGAAAGTTTCACACACGAAATGGTAAAACTCGGCAACCAAATAATGACCCACCGCCACGCGCTCCTGCCCGAACTCGCCCCGCGCATCACCGCCGCCCACGCCCGCATCGCCCCCGATGGCGAAGAACTGCACGTCGAATACCAACCCCGCGTCAAAGAAGATTTCGCCGCCGAACTCCAGCGCGTGCGCGAACGCGAGCGCGCCCTCGGCTCCACCCTCCTCGGCCCGCACCGCGATGAATTGGGCCTCCAACTCAACCACAAACCCGCCGCCGATTTCGCCAGTGAAGGCCAAAAACGCACCCTCGCCATCTCCCTCAAGCTCGCCCAAGCCGAGCACCTCGCCGCCACCCACGGCGCCCCGCCCATCCTCTTGATCGACGACGTCATGGGCGAACTCGACGCCCCCCGTCGCCAAGCCTTCCTCCCCCTCCTAAACCAATGCACCCAAGGCCGAGGCCAAGTCTTCATGACCTGCACCGAACAAAACTGGCCCGAGGAATTAGGCGAAGAATTGCAAAAATGGGAAGTGAATGAAGGAGCGTTATGCGAAAGGTAG
- a CDS encoding NADH-quinone oxidoreductase subunit N — protein MDYSAIFTALLPDLIVVVALFAALGVDYTKLRGASLADRACAALRICGVGLVGALVALAFQLTGSFALDGHALEVATHGQLVLNAGTLALKALLFLLGLLVLPLAARTISTPQVSEYFALLLLATLGMGFMVTSRNLLGAFVALELVSLSLYALTALNSAQKGSAKSAEAAEAALKYFTYGGVASAFLLFGISYLFGALGQLVITQATLAEAPRLVVVAYLFILVGLGFKLALAPFHLWAPDVYQAAPTPAAAWIASGSKIAGVALLLALLGPVSLPSAHSAIVPLLLLMAVASMAVGNLGALRQANVKRLLAYSAIANAGYILVAVVAFTDDGRAAALFYAIVYAVATLGAFAVVSVWNDRLGREALIDDFRGAWKASPGLSLALLVFVLSLAGIPPLAGFVGKFYLFFAAIHAAPQMEYWSDGLYWLVAVALAFSVVALYYYLKILKAVFVREETGEMDKTPVGLPTSVAILVLALLTVALGVWPEPVVEYIRLYLF, from the coding sequence ATGGATTACTCCGCAATATTCACCGCGCTGTTGCCCGACCTAATAGTGGTGGTGGCATTGTTCGCGGCGCTGGGCGTGGATTACACCAAACTGCGCGGCGCGTCATTGGCCGACCGCGCGTGCGCCGCTTTGCGCATTTGCGGCGTGGGGCTGGTGGGCGCATTGGTGGCATTGGCATTTCAGTTGACCGGCAGCTTCGCCTTGGACGGCCACGCGCTGGAAGTGGCCACGCACGGGCAATTGGTTTTGAACGCCGGCACGTTGGCGCTAAAGGCGCTGTTGTTTTTGCTGGGACTATTGGTGCTGCCGCTGGCGGCGCGAACAATTTCCACACCGCAAGTGAGCGAATATTTCGCGTTGCTGTTGCTGGCTACTTTGGGGATGGGTTTTATGGTGACGAGCCGCAACCTGCTCGGGGCATTCGTGGCGTTGGAGTTGGTGAGCTTGAGCTTGTACGCGCTCACGGCGCTGAACTCTGCGCAAAAGGGGTCGGCCAAATCCGCTGAAGCCGCTGAAGCCGCACTTAAATATTTTACTTATGGCGGGGTGGCGTCAGCGTTTCTTTTATTCGGCATCAGTTATTTATTTGGCGCATTGGGGCAACTGGTTATTACGCAAGCCACACTGGCCGAAGCACCGCGATTAGTGGTGGTGGCTTATTTGTTTATTTTGGTCGGGCTTGGCTTCAAGCTTGCGCTCGCGCCATTTCATTTGTGGGCGCCGGATGTGTACCAAGCCGCGCCCACGCCCGCAGCGGCGTGGATTGCCAGCGGCTCCAAAATCGCCGGCGTGGCGTTGTTGCTTGCCTTGCTCGGGCCGGTTTCGCTGCCTTCGGCGCATTCGGCGATCGTGCCGTTGTTGTTATTAATGGCCGTGGCCAGCATGGCGGTGGGCAACCTCGGCGCGTTGCGGCAAGCCAATGTCAAACGCCTCCTCGCCTACAGCGCCATTGCCAATGCCGGATATATTTTGGTGGCCGTCGTGGCCTTCACCGATGACGGCCGCGCGGCGGCACTATTTTATGCAATCGTGTACGCCGTGGCCACGCTGGGCGCGTTCGCGGTGGTGAGTGTGTGGAACGACCGACTCGGGCGCGAAGCGCTCATCGATGATTTTCGCGGGGCGTGGAAAGCCAGCCCCGGCCTTTCGCTGGCGTTATTGGTATTTGTGCTGTCGCTCGCGGGCATTCCCCCGCTCGCGGGATTTGTTGGGAAATTTTATTTATTCTTCGCCGCCATTCACGCCGCGCCACAAATGGAATATTGGAGCGATGGATTATATTGGCTCGTGGCCGTGGCCCTCGCCTTCAGCGTGGTGGCACTTTATTATTACCTAAAAATCCTCAAAGCCGTCTTCGTGCGCGAGGAAACCGGTGAGATGGATAAAACGCCGGTAGGCTTGCCCACCTCCGTCGCCATCCTCGTGCTAGCACTGCTGACCGTGGCACTCGGCGTCTGGCCTGAGCCGGTGGTGGAATATATTCGGTTGTATTTGTTTTAG